TCGATCACGGCGCCGACGATTACTTGACCAAGCCCTTCAGTCCCCGGACCCTGCTCGCCCGCATCCGAGCCCTTCTCCGGCGCACCGGAATCGAGAAACCCGCCCCCCTCCTCACGGGGGACTTCGCGCTCGACACGGAGAACCGCCAGGTGAGCATTCGCGGCGGCAAGCCCGTACCCCTGACGCCCCTCGAGTTCCGGCTTCTGCAGCTCCTCGTCACCAACACCGGCTACGCCGTTCCAACGGAACGAATCACCAGCCACGTTTGGGGATATCGGGGCTCCGGCGACCGCTTTTTACTGAAGCAGCTTGTTCACAGGCTGCGACGGAAGATCGAGACCGATCCCACCTCACCCGACTATCTGATCACCATTCCCGGCATCGGTTACCGGTTTCTCTCCGGCGCGGATCCGGAAGAGGAATCGGTCTGATCCCCTGTCGCCGCCCCCCCGTCCGCGGGAGCCGGCCGGGGCGCCCCCTTGTGTTTTTCGCGTGGAACTGCTATAGTATCAGCTAGATAGCTTCGGCCCTCCCGTGCGGACCGTCCCGACGGCGACTCGCCTGTCGCGAGCCCCCACCCGCCGATCCGGACACTTTATGTGAAGGAGACAACATGCCTCTTCCTCGGTTCCGGCGCGCGGCGTGCGCGATCGCGATCATCCTGCCGTTGCTCTCGGCCTCCACCGTTTTCGCCGACCCACCGAGCAGTTTCGACCTGCGCGACGTCGGCGGCCAGAATTACGTGACCGGCGTTCGCTCGCAACAGGGAGGAACCTGCTGGACCCATGGCACGATGGGCTCCCTGGAGAGCAACCTGCTGATGAGCGGCGTGTGGGCCGCCGCAGGAGAGAGCGGCGAACCGAACCTGGCCGAGTATCACCTGGACTGGTGGAACGGCTTCAACCAGCACAACAACGACGACCTGGACCCGCCGGACGGGAGCGGGCTCACGGTGCACCAAGGCGGCGACTACCGGGTCTCCTCCGCCTATATCGTGCGGGGCGAGGGAGCGGTGCGCGACGTGGACGCCCAGTACTACGATTCGGCGCCGGACCGGGACGCTCTTTCCTACCACTACTACTTCCCGCGCCACGTCGAGTGGTTCGTCGCCGAGAGCGATCTCTCCCGCATCGACGAGATCAAGGAAGCGTTGATGGCGCACGGCGCGATCAGCACCGCCTACTGCTCCAGCGGAGGCTTCATCCAAAACTACGTGCACTACCAGCCGCCGTCCGATTCGACCAAGCCGAACCACGCCGTCACCATCGTCGGATGGGACGACGACAAGGCGACCCAGGCGCCGGCGCCCGGGGCGTGGCTCTGCAAGAACAGCTGGGGCGCGAATTGGGGCTTCAGCGGTTTCTTCTGGATCTCCTACTACGACAAGACCTGCTGTCAGGACCCGCAGATGGGCGCGGTCCAGTTCCGGGACGTGGTCCCCATGCCCTTCGACCATGTGTATTACCACGACTACCACGGTTGGAGGGACACCAAAGCCGACGCGGACGAGGCGTTCAACGCCTTCACCGCCGAGGGGGATGAGGCGCTGACGGCGGTCGGTTTCTTCACCGCCGCCGACTCGGTGGACTACACGATCCGGATCTATGACCGCTTCGAGGGGGGCGTCCTCCTGGACGAACTCTCCTCCACGACGGGGTTCTTCGCGCGGACCGGCTTCCATTCCGTCGATCTCGACGCGCCGGTGGAACTCGCCGAAGGGGACGACTTCTACGTTTATCTCTCTCTCTCCACGGGCGGGCATCCCTTCGACAGGACCTCCGGCGTGCCGGTTCTCCTCGGCGCCGACTATCGCGTCATCGTCGAGTCCCGCGCCGACCCGGGAGAGAGTTTTTACAAGAGCGGCGGGTCCTGGATCGATCTCACCGGCGATGATGAAACCGCCAACTTCTGCATCAAGGGGTACGCGATGAACCGCGGCCTCCACGTGGA
This window of the Candidatus Eisenbacteria bacterium genome carries:
- a CDS encoding T9SS type A sorting domain-containing protein, with product MPLPRFRRAACAIAIILPLLSASTVFADPPSSFDLRDVGGQNYVTGVRSQQGGTCWTHGTMGSLESNLLMSGVWAAAGESGEPNLAEYHLDWWNGFNQHNNDDLDPPDGSGLTVHQGGDYRVSSAYIVRGEGAVRDVDAQYYDSAPDRDALSYHYYFPRHVEWFVAESDLSRIDEIKEALMAHGAISTAYCSSGGFIQNYVHYQPPSDSTKPNHAVTIVGWDDDKATQAPAPGAWLCKNSWGANWGFSGFFWISYYDKTCCQDPQMGAVQFRDVVPMPFDHVYYHDYHGWRDTKADADEAFNAFTAEGDEALTAVGFFTAADSVDYTIRIYDRFEGGVLLDELSSTTGFFARTGFHSVDLDAPVELAEGDDFYVYLSLSTGGHPFDRTSGVPVLLGADYRVIVESRADPGESFYKSGGSWIDLTGDDETANFCIKGYAMNRGLHVEPEFGAIHQGDEGSPLPATPDEWWFVVQGADTIEYEVGFVSPPGWLDLTGDLSGSLAPGDTARVTTTPNGGSAFLPEGAHAAVLRFTDQTNHIGDASRIIAACIGERAVVHSWDLDVNPGWTTAGPWGYGYPTGEGGDAGCPDPTGASTGDSCFGFNLTGDYRNRQAERHLTSTPIDCSGIFDVLLRFDRWLGVDYPEYDHVSIDVSRDGVNFYQVWSNTGRINDCNWIVQEVNLSPWADDCATLYLRWSLGPTNDGTQYCGWNIDDIELLGYAVDEATGVSGGGASAPAALRLLPVAPNPFNPAATIRFETNRPGRARVAVYDVTGRLVRVVADRNVPAGANAVVWRGEDDRGRAVASGVYFVRVETADRTATRKAVLLR
- a CDS encoding response regulator transcription factor, whose product is MKILVVDDDLELLNLISFALRQAGYMVVRAADGPAALKVFDEEMPDLVVLDFNLPGLNGLEVLVKIREKKNTTPVMMLTVRSAEEDLVQALDHGADDYLTKPFSPRTLLARIRALLRRTGIEKPAPLLTGDFALDTENRQVSIRGGKPVPLTPLEFRLLQLLVTNTGYAVPTERITSHVWGYRGSGDRFLLKQLVHRLRRKIETDPTSPDYLITIPGIGYRFLSGADPEEESV